The DNA segment GGGGCGGCAGCCGTGCCCCCCATGGCCCGTGCCGTCATGGCCACCGCGCTGGGTGCCAGTGCCACGGTGACAGCCTCGCCCGACACAGCCACCGCGCCCACTTCGCCCACGGCGACAAGGCGGATGCCTGCCCGCCCCCCGGCCAGTGCCGCCGCCTGGGCTGAGCCGGGCAGCGTGGGCACCTTGCTGGCGAACCCCGCAGCCGTGTTACCGACGGCCACCGTCGCAATCAGCGCGAAGGCACGTGCCGCATTCCGGCCCATCACCTTGCCGTAGCGCTCGCCTGCGTCCCGGAGTTCGTCAAACGTGGTGGCCCGGTCCGCTTCTTCCACCAGCCGTTTGAAGCCCTCGATCAGCGTCCAGAAGGTGTCCACCCCGAGGTAGACAATGGCTGTCGCCGTCATCACAGCAGCCAGGCCCTTGCTTACCGGCTCGGGCACCGACCAGAGGACCAAGTAGAGGGTCATGGTCCACAGCGCCGCCGAAAGCGCCGCGTGCGGGTCGGCCATGCCCCTGAAGGCGTCCAACATCTCTTCCAGGACCACGCCCTGGGCCAAGGCCATGGCCAGCGCATAGCGCCCGTCTCCGGTCACCGTGGGGCTGTCCACCAACAGGCGCAGACAGTCGCCCTTGCGTCCAGTGCGCTCGCACCAACGCAGATAGGCCCGCGTCAGCTCCACCTCCGCTAGCGGCATGTCGGAGGTCAGTGCAGCCCCCTCCTGCGGCGTCATCTGCCGGGTGCGCGGGTTGAAGAGGTACGTGCCGCTGCGGGCCTCCACGCCCAAGAGGTTCCGCGCGGCCCGCTGGGGATTGGCCGAGGGCCGCATCTGCCACACCAGCCTCGCCACGGCTTCTTTGAACTCGCGCCGCTCCACCTCCACCGGTCCGGCTTCGCCGCTGTGAGGCGTGAAGACGACCGGCGGCCCCCGGCCCGTCTCCAAGCGCACCACGCGCCCCGAAGCACAGCCCGTCAACCAAACCAGCAGCAGCAGCGCGGCAGCGCGATGCATTTTCATCCAGCCCCCAGCGGGAAAGGACTCCATCCTCCGAAACGAGGTCGGGCCACGGCCAGAACCCAGCGGATGGGCCTCCCACAGAGGTGTGTGCGCCGAGCGCTCCCCAGGGGAAGGTGTCCGCCGCCAATCTGGAACGGGCTCCAGAAGCATGGCGGCGGGTACGTGGGCGTGTCCCCGTCGAACCCGATCACCGAATTCGAGATGAAACGCTCACCGATGCGCCGATGTGGTGCCCGCCCGGTGCGCGGTGGCCGCCTGCGTCCATCCCGAGCGCCACCTTGGGCCCAAGTGCCCACCCGGTGCGTAGTAGAGGCCTGCGCCCGTGCTGAGCACCACCTCGGATCCATGGTGCCCGCCCGTGCCGCGCGGCACCTCGGGCCGGGCTGCCCGCCCAGTGTGTGGTAGCGCCAACGCCCATGCTGAGCGCCACTTCGGGTCGTGGTGCCCGCCCGTTGCGTGGTGTGGTGTCCGCCAGCGTCCATGCTGAGCGCCACCTCGGAGCCGTGATGTCTGCCCGGTGCGTGTCCGCCGCGCGCGTTCATGCCAAGTACGACCTCGGGTCGTGGCGCCGTGCCGGTACGCGGTGGCCACCAGCGCCCGTGCCGAGCGCCACCTCGGAGCCGAGGTGTCTGCCCGGTAGGTGGTGGCCGCCAGCGTCCGCGCCGAGCACCACCTCGGCGCCGTAGAGCTTACCCGCGCCGAGCACCACCTCGGCGCCGTGGTACCTGTCCGGTGCGCGGTGGCAGTCAGCGCGTAACTGATCGCCGTGCCCCTGTGAAAGGAGCGGCCTGCCGAGCCGGAGAAGGACGAGAGGTGGTCGCTGCGTCAGCGTCCCGCGCGCCCTGCTTTCTCGCTGAGTAGAACACGGCTGTCCGTCTGGCAGCTCATGGGCGGTGGCCGCCCCATCACAAAGACGGCGGGCAGTGAGGTAACCTGCCCCTCATGGCTACAGAGGCTCATCGCGAGTTCTGCCGTCGTCAGCATCGTGTGCTTGGACACTACCTCAGCCTCGAATCGTGGCGACGAGGCTTGGAGTGCATTGTCTTGACGCGGAAGGATCTGGAATCCTTCTTGGGACTGGAACGCATCAAGAAAGAGCGGGTCAATTGGTTCATGGCGGATCTACAGCCTTGGTTCCCGCATCAGGTGCGCCACAACACCACGAAGGCGCCAGATTCCTTCCACTCGATCTACTTGTCGCGAGTGCCCATTCAAGAGCACCTCCCTCCTGGCTCAATGTCGGTGGAGAAGAGGCTCGCGCTGATGGCCGCAGATGCACCGAAGGCCAAGCTATTCCTTTCGGATGACGTGACGCATCGTCCCAGTGAAGAGGAGATCGTGTCCCGATTGGCTCGACTGGCCGCTGGTCTGGAACCCCTGTAGTTCCTACGCAACCCAAGAACCGCATTTTGCGAATCTTGTCGCCGACCGACTCGCGGTGTTCGCCCTATCACCATGGGGCTGGGGCGAACATGTGCAAGAGGGTTGTAGGCCGGGCGGGCGGCCTCACGGCGGAGCTGGTGTAGAGCGACAGCAAAATTGACCCCCTCCCCGGGCCTGCAAACCAGGGAGGTAGGCATCAATGGAAGGGACAGCAGTAGTAGCCCTCCGCTCGACAGCGGAGGAGGCAATGGTCGAGCAGGAAGTGGTGCGGCAGATGCGCGTGCTGGCGGGGGCGGGCTGGGGCGCCAAGCGCATCGCGCGCGAGGTGGGCGTGGCGCGCAACACGGTGAAGCGCTACCTGCGTGCGGGCCGTGCGGTCGACAGGCAGGTCCGACCCAAGGCCCGGCGGCTCACCCCGACGGAGCAGCAACGGGCGGTGGAACTCTGGGATTCGGCCGCCGAAGGCAACACCGTGGTCGTCCGGGCGCTGCTGGCACAGGAGGGCGTGGAGGCCAGCGTGCGCACCGTGCAACGCGCGGTGGAGAAGCGGCGGCGCCAGGTGCACGCGGCGCAGGTGGCCACGGTGCGCTTCGAGACGAGGCCAGGGCAGCAGATGCAGGTGGACTTCGGCGAGAAGAAGGTGCGGCTGGGCGGGCAGGTGGTGAAGGTCTTCCTGCTGGTGGCGGTGCTCTCGTTCTCACGACGCCTCTTCGTGCGCGCCTTGCTCAACCAGCGCGGAGACGACTGGCGCGAGGGCGTGGCCGCGGCCTTCGTGCACTTCGGCGGCGTGCCGCTGGAGGTGCTTTCGGACAATGCCCGTCCCCTGGTTGAAGAGAACAATCGGCAGGCGGGCACCGTGCGTTTCCACCCGGCCTGGGTGCAGTTCTGCCGGGACTGGGACGTGACGCCCAAGGCGTGCGGGCCCTACCGCGCTCGCACCAAGGGCAAGACGGAGTCAGGGGTGAAGTACGTCAAACGCAACGCGCTGGCGGGCCGGGACTTCGAGTCCTTCGGCGCGCTGGAAGCCCACCTGGCGCAGTGGATGGGCGAGGCGGACGCGCGCGTGCATGGCACCACGCACGAACCTCCCCTGTGTTGATGGTCTCCAGGAAGCGCGGATTCCCGGTCATCCGTCAGCCGCTCGTCGACAGTCAGCTCGCCTTGCCCACGTAGCAGGCGCACGCCGCATAGCTCGCAGGGCATCACGTACAGGTTGCGCCGCCGAGCCGCCTCGCGGTCTGCACATGCCAGGTACCGCGCCCCTACCGTGCGCTCGTAGGTGATGACCTCGCCCGGCTCAATGGGAAGGGAGCACGCGGCACACGGGGCGCGCCTCTTAGCGGTCATGGTTGGCAGCTCAGCGCCCTCGCTCGACGAGCATCAGGCGCAGGTCGGCTAGAGCACGCACGAGCATCCAGTCGACTCGGCTCTTCGGCGCTCCCCAGGCTTCGGCCACGGAACGCACAGACTGAGCCGCACGGTTGATGCCGAAGACGCGGGAGACCAGCTCACGTCGGTCGGGGGCAAGGTGGCGCACTGCTTCGAAGACCCGGGCCCGGCGCTCGGCCGCGAGCGGATGCTTCGCAGCTCGTGAGTTAATTGAGTGGCGCACGTCGCTCACTGTGCGGTCAGCCTTGTGCTTCGTGGGGTCGGTCGTACAGCGGCATCGCGTAGGAACTCCGGAAAGCATTGCCCGTGCTTGCAGTCGGCGGCCATGCCCGGGCACACTCGGCCCGCTACCGCCGCCTGTGTAGCTGCATCGGTCACGCGTTGAACCAGAACTTTGGGGAGCAAGTCGCCCACCATCGAAATGCGTGCGCTTTGTGACGGTGGTTCGGCCGGTTCTTCCTGCGTGCTCGTCGCGCCGTTGTATCGCCGAGCATGCGTCAACCGTGGCCAGCGTCAAAAGCGCGGCGCCGAAAACCCCTAAACGCGCGCACCTCACAGGCGCTCACCTCTCCCTTATCCCTACTCCTACATCAACTTTTCTCTATGGGGTTATAGGAACAGAGGAATGACGAGTTGACGTGGCACAACCGCTTCACGGTGCCACTCGTGCCGGGCAGGCCAGCATCTGAATCCGCATTCGGGCCGCAATCCGCTGTGTGAACCATACGCGAAAAGCGCACGCATTTAGAGTGCTGTCAGCACCCACGATCCGGCGTGGCAGAACAGCGGTTACCGCTGGACGCACGTCGAGCTGAACGACGAGCAGCTCGCGCAGGTCGAGCAGTCGCGCAAGGAGTGCAAGCTCCCGACGCTCGCCGACGCGCTCAAGTAGCGGCTGCGGTGGCCGAGCTACACAGCTCGGCCGTGTGACAGTGAGGGGCGTCGCCCCGCCCCTCACGTCATACGTCGACACCCTTGGAGTGGGAGTGCCCCAGAGACGGACGGCCCGACATGTCCCACTTGCCCATACCCCGCAGGTTCTTGTCAGTTTCGCGTCGGGCTCTTCGTCGGCAGGCTGTTCTACAATCTGGCAGACCCAGGAGAGCAGCTTGTCGCCGACCAACCAGCAGTTTGAAGTCGTGGCGAATTTCTACGACGACTTGATCGATGCCTACCGCGCCGAACTTGCGAAGCTCGGGCACCCCACCGACCCCAACGACACCCCCGAGCAGGTTCACCGGCGATACCTCAACCTGCTAAGCCGTCGAATTCGAGCGGCCCCACGCAGAACGCACACGGCTCGTGATTTCGTTGGCCCGGCCGCGCATCAAGGCGCGATAGATGAAATCATCCGCAAGGCAAGCCAGGGTGAAGACCTCAATCCTCACCTGAGCAAGTCGATCGCCAAGGATGCGGATTTCTACGATCAGGCGCTCAACTACTGGGGAATTCATCATCTTCACCTGGGGAAAGCGCTTGAGCCCAACAGCGGCTTCATTGAACGTACGGGCCCGCTACTGTTTGCGCGCATAACCGCAAACGACTTCTACCTGATTGGCATTTTCAAGCACGGAGATTGGGCGGAAGGAAGGATCCTGGAAGTCCTCCACGCAAACTGGCCCGAGTCAATTCAGCAATTCCGACTCAATGGCATTCTGGGTCTCGAAGCGCCAACTACAAACGCGGAACATAAGATGGCGCAAAAGAAGCATTTCAATCTCCCGCTGCGGGTGGCGGACGGGACGGTGTATGCGCCGCTCGGAGGCGGTATTACGCCGCTCGGTATATCGCCAAACATTGTCTTCAGGGGAGATCGAGAGAAGGCATACATGGAGGACTTGGAGCGACTCACGAAGGCCAATGCCTCGCTCCTCGTCGACAAGGCGCGAGAAAACGGCCACTCCATCGGAACGAACCTGCACCTTAAGCTTACGCTCGACGAGAACCGCTTCCCTTTGATTACCGACACGATCTCTGGCGCTAAGTTCCAAATCTCGATCGATCCGCCGCCTCGACCCTGAACTGAGCGATGCTGGCGGATCTGCATTACACGCAACGCTAACGCTGACCCTCAACTCTCCCACTGACACAGAACAAGAACTGTCTCACTGAGAGGGTTGAGGCTTGAAGATTTGGTCGTTTGACACTGAGACCCACCGTAAGCGCGGGGGACTGATTTCGCCTCCGCTCGTGTGCGGCAGCATTGCGACGCGCGAGCCCGGAAGTGAGCGCCTACTCGACAAGGCGCAGACTCGGCACTTTTTCAGCAACACGATCGCCGACCCCGACGTTCACCTCGTCGGCGCAAACCTCACTTACGACCTCGGGGTGATGGCTGCGGACAACCCGCGGCTGATTGCTCCCATCTTCGACGCGCTCGACGCGGGCCGGCTGCATGACGTGGCCATTCGCGAAGCGTTGATCGACATCGCGAGGTGCCTGCACGGCGTAGACCCGACGACCGGGCGCAAGCTCGACGATGACGAAGGCGCCCGCTACCCGCTCGCGCTGCTCGTGAAGCGGAAGACGCTCTATGAGCCGATCCGGTTGAAGCAGGTGCGGGGGGCACATCGGGAAAGCGCTGCGGATCCGCCGTGCCGCTCTGGTAGAGTCCAGCCCCGGTAAGGGACGCGGTCCTGACGACAGGTGTCGACGATGAGCGTCAGGCTGCGGCGGTGGAAGAACAAGGCAGGGAAGTCTGAGGAGGCATGGACCGTGGACGTGGTGTTTCAGTTTCTGGACGGGAGGGAGAAGCGAGTCACTAAGACTTCGCCCGTGCAGACCCGTCGCGGCGCTGAGCAATACGAACGCGAGCTGCGGGCCTCCCTCCTCAACGGGACTTTCGGAAAGGAGAAGTGCGGCGAGGAAAGCGCGATCACGCTCGCGGAGTTCACCCCGCGTTTCCTCACCTACAGCGAGAACAACAACAAACATTCGAGCGTCGTCAGCAAGGGGCAGATCCTTGCCGACCATGTCGTTCCGTTCTTCGGGAAGATGGCGCTCACGAGCATCGGCCCGGCCGAGATCGAAGACTTCAAGGCGCTGATGCGGAAGAAGATGTCAGCAGCTCGCGCCCGGAAGGAAGCCCCCACAAAGGCGGCGATTCGGAAGCGGCAGGACGTAGAGGCCAAGCCCCTGAGCTTGAAGACCATCAACAACGTTCTGAACGTGCTTCACAAGCTGCTGACGCTCGCGGAAGAGCAGCGGGTCATCCCGCAGGCCCCGCGCGTGAAGCTCTTCGGGAAGGTGCCGAAGGCTGCCTTCGACTTCCTGAACTTCGACGAAGCCGAGCGGCTTGTCGCCGCCGCTGACCCGGAGTGGCGTCCCGTGCTGCTCGTCGCCCTCAAGGCGGGGCTGCGGCTGGGGGAGCTAATCGGGCTCCAGTGGACCGACCTGGACTGGCAGCGGAGCACCCTTCACGTTCGCCGGACTATCTGGCGCGGGGTGGAGGGCTTGCCGAAGGGCGGGCGCGAGCGGGCGGTCGAGCTGCCTGCGTCCGTGGTGGATGCCCTCAAGGCACACCGCCACCTTCGGGGCCGCTTCGTGTTCTGCCACGAGGACGGACTGCAGCTCACCGAAGGGACGTTGAAGGCGCCGCTACGTCGGGCGCTCCGGGCGGCGGGCATCACCCGCGAGCAGGGGCAAATCGGCTGGCACGACCTGCGGCACACCTACGGGAGCCACCTCGCGATGAAGGGGGTTCCGCTGAAGGTGATTCAGGAGCTGATGGGGCACGCGACCATCGAAATGACGATGCGCTACGCCCACCTGAGCCCCGAGACCCGGAAGCAGGCTGTCGCGGTGCTCGACGCGCCCTTTGCGACGGCACGCGACATAGACGCAACACGGCTGGAAGGTGCTGCTAACCAGCCGTGATCACGGCCTAAAAATGTGGAGGCGGCGGGAATCGAACCCGCCGCCGGAAGCTTCCGGCGCGACCGCTCCAGCGCATGCCAGCCGAGCCACGAAGGCGTCAGAAGCGCCCGTCCACCGCGAACAACGCGCCGCCTCGCATCGGCACCATGGACACCCGCGGCAGGTGCCGCAGGTCCGGGTCCGTGGTCCACTGATGCACGAGGTGCTCGGTGGCGCTCTCCGTGTACCAGGCGCGCAACAGGTACGAGACGCCGCCAACCGCGGCGACCAGCGACGCGATTTCTCCGCTCACCACCGTCTCGTGGCCGGCCCCCTTCGAGCGCTGGTACTCGGCGACGAACAGCGTCACCGCGCCCGAGCCCAGGTAGAGCCAGCCCAGCGTCTCCAGGGTGCGCCCTATCCTCCGCTCCTGCGCGAGGAAGCGGTTGAGGCGGTAGTCCACGCGGGCCACGGTGCGGCCCGGGTCCGCCGCCGGGTCTGCCTCGGCGGCGCTGAACTCCTGGAGGAGGGCCTCCGGGTCCTCCTTGCGCAGCTGCTGCACGAGGTCCGCGCCATTGAAGAACACCCCCAGGCCCAGGTTGCCGACCCCCTGCAGGCGCGAGGTGGTGTCTCCCTGCACCAGCAGGATTGCGCTGGAGCCCACCGCCGACACCAGGGACGCACCGAAGAGAATCTTCTGCGTCCGCCGCCGGTCCCGCTCCACCGCGCCGAAGGTCTCCAGCAGCTGCCGCATCCGCTCCCGGTCCGCCAGGGAAATGCCATACACCGGCGCCGGCTCCGAACGTCTCGCCTGCTCGAAGGCGGCCAGGGCCTGGGGGCCGAAGGGCGTCGCGAAGAGCTGGCGCAGCTGCTCCTGCACGCCGCGCGCGACCGCGGGCACGGGCCCCGGAGCGAAGCCCGCCAGCTCCACCGACGTGTCGGGTACGACGTCCTCCAGCGTCCAGGCCCTCGCGGCGTCGGGCGCCCCCAGGCGCTCCACCTCCATGCCTCGCGCCACCCCGGCGGGCAGCCGCAGCGCCAGCGGGACACCGGCCTCCTTGTTCAGGTCCGCCCACCGCAGCCCCTGGGCGTCGCGCAGCGTGAGCCGCACCGAGGGCGCGGCGTCTACCTTCAGCGTCACCGCCGAGCGCACCGCGCGCAGGTCCACCAGCGTCGCCTGCGCGCTGCGCCCCGGCCCGAGCGCGAAGAGGCGGGGCCGGAACAGGGGGTTGGGAATCTCCTGCGCGGCGATGCTCGCGAAGGCCTCCATCTCCACGTAGGTGATGCGCCCGTCCGCGTCCGCGTCCGCGGCCCCCATCAGCCCCGCACGCACCACGTGGCTGAAGACGCCTGACTGCAGCTCGGACCACTCATACACCTCGGCTTCGGCGCTGGTGGACAGCAGCACGCCCACCGCGGGCAGCCGCTCGCCCAGTTGCTGCGTCATGTCCTTCGGGGTGGCGTAGCGCCGCCCGCCCGCCTTGCGCGGGCTCACCACGAAGAAGGAGTTGCAGCTGTCCAGCAACACGTGGGCGCGCGTGGCGTCCACCTGCCGCAGCAGCGCCTGCAGGTCCTCCGAGTCGAAGGCCCGGTCGGCGAGCTCCAGGAAGCCGCGCCCCTTGTCCACGTCGCCGTGGCCGGCGAAGACGAAGTAGAAGTCCACCTCTCGCCCGGAGCGCTTCACCTCGGCGATACGCGCGGCCAGCGTCCGGGCCGCGTCCGCCACGTTCTCGTAGGTGGGGATGCGTGCCAGCGGCACCAGCGCCGGGAAGAGCCGGCGGGTGTCCGTGTCCAGCTCGGTGAGGAGCACCAGTCCCCCGGGCTCCGCCAGCATGGAGAAGACCTCGTGGTACTTCGCCCCGTCGTCGTCCGCGTACTGCAGCGTGGCCCGGCCCGGCGCGTAGCTGCGGTTGTTGGACACCACCAGCGCGAACACCGCCGGCGGCGAGGACGGCAGCTCCTGCGCCGAGGCGGCGGTGGACAGCGTGAGCGCGAGGGCAAACGACAGCAGGGACCTCAAGGCCTCGCCCCCGGCCCCGCCAGCACGACGGACAGCGACTCCACCGAGGCCTCCGGCCACCGCTGTCGCAGCGCCTCGGGGGTGCGGGCCTCCGGGGCGAGCGACTCGATGTCCCTTACGCCCAGCGGCGCACGGGTGACGACAGACACGAGCCGCAGCGGCCCCGGCGCGGGCTCCTCCAGCACCACCACCTCCTCCAGCGTCCGCGCCTCCGGGGCTGCCTCCAGCTGCAC comes from the Pyxidicoccus xibeiensis genome and includes:
- a CDS encoding AHH domain-containing protein, whose product is MKMHRAAALLLLVWLTGCASGRVVRLETGRGPPVVFTPHSGEAGPVEVERREFKEAVARLVWQMRPSANPQRAARNLLGVEARSGTYLFNPRTRQMTPQEGAALTSDMPLAEVELTRAYLRWCERTGRKGDCLRLLVDSPTVTGDGRYALAMALAQGVVLEEMLDAFRGMADPHAALSAALWTMTLYLVLWSVPEPVSKGLAAVMTATAIVYLGVDTFWTLIEGFKRLVEEADRATTFDELRDAGERYGKVMGRNAARAFALIATVAVGNTAAGFASKVPTLPGSAQAAALAGGRAGIRLVAVGEVGAVAVSGEAVTVALAPSAVAMTARAMGGTAAAPVDAEGHDHHIATNKWWKATNNEGPWSPRFQEIFDRAGMSLDDPANIVRVKGHKGPHPLAYHQRIFRRLDAATRNCRTMEQCREALTAELDKLGQEIATPGTILNRLVTGA
- a CDS encoding 3'-5' exonuclease family protein; amino-acid sequence: MKIWSFDTETHRKRGGLISPPLVCGSIATREPGSERLLDKAQTRHFFSNTIADPDVHLVGANLTYDLGVMAADNPRLIAPIFDALDAGRLHDVAIREALIDIARCLHGVDPTTGRKLDDDEGARYPLALLVKRKTLYEPIRLKQVRGAHRESAADPPCRSGRVQPR
- a CDS encoding tyrosine-type recombinase/integrase; translation: MSVRLRRWKNKAGKSEEAWTVDVVFQFLDGREKRVTKTSPVQTRRGAEQYERELRASLLNGTFGKEKCGEESAITLAEFTPRFLTYSENNNKHSSVVSKGQILADHVVPFFGKMALTSIGPAEIEDFKALMRKKMSAARARKEAPTKAAIRKRQDVEAKPLSLKTINNVLNVLHKLLTLAEEQRVIPQAPRVKLFGKVPKAAFDFLNFDEAERLVAAADPEWRPVLLVALKAGLRLGELIGLQWTDLDWQRSTLHVRRTIWRGVEGLPKGGRERAVELPASVVDALKAHRHLRGRFVFCHEDGLQLTEGTLKAPLRRALRAAGITREQGQIGWHDLRHTYGSHLAMKGVPLKVIQELMGHATIEMTMRYAHLSPETRKQAVAVLDAPFATARDIDATRLEGAANQP